One part of the Rutidosis leptorrhynchoides isolate AG116_Rl617_1_P2 chromosome 1, CSIRO_AGI_Rlap_v1, whole genome shotgun sequence genome encodes these proteins:
- the LOC139886548 gene encoding histone-lysine N-methyltransferase family member SUVH9-like — translation MASLIDLNLYPDPPPLTPNTATTTTSTFIITPKIEPKSEPIDVQPIDIQPPSNSNSNYDNYTNFLPNPNSNNNNLNLNPISHPQSDENNVYSEFNRISEMFRTAFAQKTQNHDDVFTDPDAQAIVPVPEEEYDNRISNVASSRRKLQQRSSELVRVTNLAIEDERYFRDVVRKTRMIYDSLRVLVVMEDEKRRSMSSIASFDRVPRARGDLKAASVMKERGLWLNRDKRIVGAIPGVHVGDVFFFRMEICVVGMHGQVQAGIDYLTSSQSSNGEPIATSVIVSGGYEDDEDAGDVIVYTGHGGQDKNSRQVVHQKLEGGNLAMERSMHYGIEVRVIRGFRYEGSISGKIYVYDGLYKIVEAWFDVGKSGFGVYKFKLVRIENQMEMGSAVLKFAENLRTKPLDARPTGYISFDISMKRENIPVFLFNDIDDNNEPMYYEYLVKTVFPPFVYHLGAKGGGCNCIGGCSLDCFCAKKNGGDFAYDSNGLLVRGKPLIFECGPHCRCPPSCQNRVSQNGVRNRFEVFRSRETGWGVRSLNLIQAGSFICEYTGVVLTREQARLFTMNGDALVYPNRFAERWAEWGDLSQIFSDYERPSYPSVPPLDFGIDVSRMRNLACYMSHSSCPNVLVQLVLYDHSNFSFPHLMLFAMENIPPLRELSLDYGVADEVTGKLSICN, via the coding sequence ATGGCTTCATTAATCGATCTGAATCTCTACCCTGATCCTCCTCCTCTGACTCCTAATACCGCAACCACAACCACTTCAACCTTCATCATCACCCCTAAAATCGAACCTAAATCGGAACCAATTGACGTACAGCCGATTGATATCCAACCACCTTCTAATtcaaattctaattatgataattataCTAATTTCCTTCCTAaccctaattctaataataataatttgaatttgAATCCAATTTCGCATCCTCAGTCAGACGAAAACAATGTCTATTCAGAATTCAACAGAATTTCAGAAATGTTCCGTACAGCTTTTGCTCAGAAGACGCAAAATCACGACGATGTTTTCACCGATCCTGACGCACAAGCAATCGTTCCCGTTCCCGAAGAAGAATACGATAACCGGATCTCTAACGTTGCTTCGTCTCGCCGGAAGCTGCAACAACGGTCGTCGGAACTCGTTAGGGTTACGAACCTTGCGATTGAGGACGAAAGGTATTTTCGTGACGTTGTTAGGAAAACTAGGATGATTTATGATTCCCTTAGGGTTTTAGTTGTCATGGAAGATGAGAAACGTAGGTCCATGTCGTCTATAGCCTCATTCGATCGTGTTCCCCGTGCTCGTGGCGATTTAAAGGCTGCTTCTGTTATGAAAGAGCGCGGTTTATGGTTGAATCGCGATAAGCGGATTGTAGGGGCCATACCTGGTGTTCATGTTGGTGATGTTTTCTTTTTTAGAATGGAAATATGTGTTGTTGGAATGCATGGTCAAGTTCAGGCAGGGATTGATTACTTGACCTCTAGTCAAAGCTCTAATGGAGAGCCGATTGCTACAAGTGTGATTGTTTCAGGTGGTTATGAAGACGATGAAGATGCTGGTGATGTTATTGTTTATACTGGTCATGGTGGACAAGATAAAAATTCAAGACAAGTGGTTCATCAGAAACTAGAAGGTGGGAACCTTGCTATGGAAAGAAGTATGCATTATGGAATTGAGGTACGAGTGATTCGCGGGTTTCGGTACGAAGGTAGTATCAGTGGGAAGATTTACGTTTATGATGGACTTTATAAGATTGTTGAAGCTTGGTTTGATGTTGGTAAATCTGGTTTCGGGGTGTACAAGTTTAAGCTTGTTAGAATTGAGAATCAAATGGAAATGGGCAGTGCTGTTCTTAAGTTCGCTGAGAATCTTAGAACCAAACCGTTGGACGCTAGACCTACGGGATATATAAGTTTTGATATTTCCATGAAGAGGGAAAATATACCCGTGTTTTTATTTAATGACATTGATGATAATAACGAGCCAATGTATTATGAGTATTTAGTGAAGACGGTTTTCCCTCCTTTTGTGTATCACCTTGGGGCCAAGGGTGGTGGGTGTAACTGTATTGGCGGATGTTCACTAGATTGTTTTTGTGCCAAGAAAAATGGGGGTGACTTTGCTTATGATTCAAATGGTCTTCTTGTGAGGGGGAAACCATTGATATTTGAATGTGGACCCCACTGTCGTTGTCCGCCTAGTTGTCAAAATCGTGTAAGCCAAAACGGTGTGAGGAACAGATTTGAAGTATTTAGATCAAGAGAAACTGGTTGGGGAGTTAGATCATTAAACTTGATACAAGCTGGTTCTTTTATATGTGAATATACTGGAGTTGTTCTTACAAGGGAACAAGCACGATTGTTTACTATGAATGGGGATGCTTTAGTTTATCCAAATCGATTTGCAGAGAGATGGGCAGAATGGGGGGATTTGTCTCAAATATTCTCTGATTATGAACGTCCATCGTACCCGTCTGTTCCTCCTTTGGATTTTGGTATCGATGTATCTAGAATGAGGAATCTTGCTTGCTATATGAGTCACAGTTCATGTCCGAATGTTTTAGTGCAATTGGTGTTGTATGATCACTCTAATTTTTCGTTTCCTCACCTTATGCTTTTTGCTATGGAGAATATTCCACCCTTGCGGGAGCTTAGTCTTGATTATGGAGTTGCAGATGAGGTTACTGGGAAGTTATCCATTTGTAACTAG
- the LOC139869191 gene encoding pentatricopeptide repeat-containing protein At2g03880, mitochondrial-like, producing the protein MFSILKFKLLAVSTKAWYHACTVKTLPNLKPINSKISTLMRNGFVAEAQKVFAKMPERNTVTWNAMISGYFRNGNIIKALQLFDEMPERDIFSYNTMISGLTRNGLIRECHAIIEKSPFRDIVSQTNLIIGYFSIGEVVNAVKLFDLMPTYDTTVFNVMIFGLGENDHSEDGMKLFIRMKKGNLPLDESTYTSVQTICSNLASLDLGKQTHALVIKSGINCFIPVSNAMLTMYARCGGLDFALLEFFSMSNHDIISWNSIICGLAYHGHGEKALEMFKRMTLTKVKPNHITFVGVLSACSHTGLVEEGKYYFNIMQYEHLIKPTSEHCTCIIDLFSRFGLIHEAVGILKNMIADGTEVSASVWGALLGACRLHKEYEVGKLVGERMLELEPSNTGAYMILKDMYLQSGNKKEAANVLVRMKEKAVKKQPGCSWTEVNNGGHVFVAGESSHPRFQNIVFHLDLIYKEMDVVCRSKTGFFIYSKI; encoded by the coding sequence ATGTTTTCAATACTCAAATTCAAACTACTTGCAGTCTCTACAAAAGCATGGTACCATGCGTGTACCGTTAAAACACTACCCAATTTGAAACCTATTAACTCAAAGATTTCAACTCTTATGAGAAACGGGTTTGTTGCAGAAGCCCAAAAGGTGTTCGCCAAAATGCCTGAAAGAAACACGGTTACATGGAATGCCATGATTAGTGGGTACTTTCGTAATGGGAACATAATTAAAGCATTACaactgtttgatgaaatgcctgaaCGAGATATTTTCTCATATAACACTATGATATCCGGGTTAACAAGAAATGGGTTGATCAGAGAATGTCATGCTATTATTGAAAAAAGCCCGTTTCGGGACATAGTGTCACAAACGAATCTGATCATTGGTTACTTCAGTATCGGTGAGGTAGTAAATGCAGTAAAGCTTTTTGATTTAATGCCTACGTACGACACAACTGTGTTCAATGTAATGATATTTGGTCTGGGAGAAAATGATCACTCAGAAGATGGTATGAAACTGTTTATTAGAATGAAGAAAGGAAATTTACCTCTTGATGAATCGACGTATACGAGTGTTCAAACTATATGTTCGAATTTGGCATCGTTGGATCTTGGGAAACAGACACACGCGCTAGTGATAAAGTCTGGAATCAATTGCTTTATACCAGTCTCGAACGCAATGCTTACTATGTACGCTAGATGTGGGGGCTTAGATTTTGCTTTATTAGAATTTTTTTCTATGTCGAATCATGATATTATTTCTTGGAATTCTATAATTTGTGGATTAGCTTATCATGGACATGGTGAAAAAGCCCTAGAGATGTTCAAACGAATGACGTTGACCAAAGTCAAACCTAACCACATAACGTTTGTTGGTGTGCTGTCGGCGTGCAGTCACACAGGACTAGTAGAAGAAGGTAAATACTACTTTAATATCATGCAGTATGAACACTTAATTAAACCAACTAGTGAGCATTGTACTTGCATTATCGATTTGTTCAGTAGATTTGGGTTAATTCATGAAGCGGTTGGTATTTTGAAGAATATGATAGCGGATGGAACTGAAGTTTCTGCAAGTGTTTGGGGAGCGTTGCTTGGGGCATGTAGATTGCACAAAGAATACGAGGTGGGTAAGTTAGTTGGTGAACGGATGTTGGAATTAGAGCCTTCGAATACGGGTGCTTATATGATTCTAAAAGATATGTATCTGCAAAGTGGAAACAAAAAAGAAGCTGCAAATGTTTTGGTTCGTATGAAAGAGAAAGCGGTCAAGAAACAACCCGGGTGTAGTTGGACCGAGGTAAATAACGGTGGACATGTTTTTGTTGCAGGGGAGAGTTCACACCCTCGGTTTCAAAACATTGTTTTTCATTTAGACCTGATTTATAAGGAGATGGACGTCGTATGCCGCTCCAAAACTGGATTCTTTATTTACAGTAAAATTTAA
- the LOC139869195 gene encoding uncharacterized protein, with amino-acid sequence MYPKVKVRQDEPEEVEDPTQYQKIYLKNYPSNSNSNSNSNSLEHEDGYTPPHVRVPMSHTSSVTDSKISAKASKLNKKGAEIDTKPSSVLPPRAVLSSPENDAMVGVGTKHKTKTDRSSLKNHSLRQNTHNKCKKSYEVEKKRHTGSWK; translated from the exons A TGTATCCAAAGGTGAAGGTGAGACAGGACGAACCAGAAGAAGTAGAAGATCCAACACAGTATCAGAAGATTTATCTGAAAAATTACccatctaattctaattctaattctaattctaattcccTAG AACATGAAGATGGTTACACACCACCACACGTGAGGGTTCCTATGTCTCATACCTCCTCTGTTACAG ATTCCAAGATATCAGCAAAAGCAAGCAAACTTAACAAAAAAGGTGCAGAGATAGATACCAAGCCAAGTTCCGTCCTGCCACCACGAGCTGTTCTATCAAGTCCAG AAAATGATGCAATGGTTGGAGTTGGAACCAAACACAAAACAAAAACTGATCGGTCCAGTTTAAAGAATCATTCTTTGCGTCAAAACACACATAACAAGTGCAAGAAGTCTTATGAAGTGGAGAAGAAAAGACATACCGGCTCATGGAAATAA